A window of Rufibacter sp. LB8 contains these coding sequences:
- a CDS encoding pseudouridine synthase: protein MELEILYEDAQYVAINKPNGLLVHRTRMAEEQKEFALQLLRDQLGIKVFPLHRLDRGTSGVLLFAKSAEAAAPLVQAFTDRQPDKTYVAVVRGYAPEAGTVDSPIRPDRDNGLKEPQDAVTHFSRLATVELPIAVGRYQTARYSLVKVKPETGRMHQIRKHFAHLRHYIIGDKKHGDWRHNLMFLEQLQSPTMLLHAASLIFEHPFTQQQIKITAPLPENMKQICQQFGWPASLETILGSEA, encoded by the coding sequence GTGGAGCTGGAAATACTTTATGAAGACGCGCAGTACGTGGCCATCAACAAACCCAACGGGCTGTTGGTGCACCGCACGCGCATGGCTGAGGAGCAAAAGGAATTCGCCCTGCAACTGCTGCGCGACCAACTGGGAATCAAAGTTTTTCCGTTGCACCGGTTAGACCGCGGCACCTCGGGCGTTTTGCTGTTCGCGAAATCTGCGGAAGCGGCGGCGCCTTTGGTACAAGCCTTCACTGACCGCCAGCCCGACAAAACCTACGTGGCCGTGGTGCGCGGCTATGCGCCCGAGGCGGGCACCGTGGACAGCCCCATCAGGCCAGACCGAGACAACGGACTCAAAGAACCGCAGGACGCCGTCACGCATTTTTCAAGATTGGCCACCGTGGAACTTCCCATTGCCGTGGGGCGCTACCAAACCGCGCGTTACAGCCTGGTGAAAGTGAAACCAGAGACCGGCCGTATGCACCAGATCAGAAAGCATTTCGCGCATCTTCGGCACTACATTATAGGCGATAAAAAACACGGCGACTGGCGGCACAACCTCATGTTCCTGGAGCAATTGCAGAGCCCTACCATGCTGTTGCACGCCGCGTCTTTGATCTTTGAGCACCCGTTTACGCAGCAGCAAATTAAGATCACAGCTCCATTGCCGGAAAACATGAAGCAAATCTGCCAGCAATTCGGATGGCCGGCTTCACTTGAAACTATTTTGGGTTCAGAAGCATAA
- a CDS encoding SIMPL domain-containing protein has product MERKLTISGKGQVAVSPDIIVISFNAEARAWEYSKTVAELNQKVENLRALVERVGVDRKQVKTKDFSIQKSTNWNKKLEKHEFNGFKATHALELELPLERDLINTLLAKVSKEVESLDFRIAFGVKDAREAQQRAILEAIAKAKENAALIAQATGVQLQEILDIDFSYREITLRSKRHDYPLYEADAMTLYEPTLDFEPDDIDLNETVTIVWRIA; this is encoded by the coding sequence ATGGAAAGAAAACTTACAATCTCCGGCAAGGGGCAGGTGGCGGTGTCGCCTGACATTATTGTGATCTCGTTCAACGCCGAGGCGCGAGCCTGGGAATACAGTAAAACTGTGGCTGAGTTGAACCAGAAAGTGGAGAACCTGCGGGCCTTGGTGGAGCGCGTGGGCGTGGACCGGAAACAGGTCAAGACCAAGGATTTCAGCATCCAGAAATCCACCAACTGGAACAAGAAACTGGAGAAGCATGAGTTCAACGGGTTCAAGGCTACCCATGCCCTGGAGTTGGAGTTGCCCCTGGAGCGCGACCTGATCAACACGCTGCTGGCCAAGGTGAGCAAGGAGGTGGAAAGCCTGGACTTCCGCATCGCGTTTGGGGTGAAAGACGCGCGGGAGGCCCAGCAGCGGGCCATTCTGGAGGCCATTGCCAAAGCCAAGGAAAACGCCGCGCTCATTGCCCAGGCCACCGGCGTGCAGCTCCAGGAGATCCTGGACATTGACTTCTCTTACCGCGAGATCACGCTCCGCTCCAAGCGCCACGACTACCCGCTCTACGAAGCCGACGCCATGACCCTGTATGAGCCCACCCTGGACTTTGAACCCGATGACATTGACCTCAACGAAACCGTGACCATTGTCTGGCGCATCGCCTAA
- a CDS encoding DUF5690 family protein has protein sequence MPEKTEMSRSQIKVGLYAAVVVFLTYIMIFGFRKSFTVATFDGLEVAGYSYKTILVISQMLGYLLAKFYGIKYISELKRTGRGAVILLLTGIAWASWLFFAVVPMPYNIVFLFINGFPLGMLWGVVFSYVEGRRSTDFIGATLAVSFIFASGFVKSVGAWLMVQFGVSEFWMPFCTGAVFVPPLVLFVYLMEKIPPPNAQDVQLRAERTAMTPQDRKNFVKEFYAGIVACVVIYAFATIFRDIRDNFGAEMWKELGYFNQPALFTQTETPITLIILVLIGSMVLIKNNHRALQTAHVFILLGFVLAGGSTLLFLSDSLEPAWWMMLVGLGLYMVYIPFNAVFFDRLISSFKYTGNVGFLIYLADSFGYVGSVGVLFSKEILKVQLNWVTFFSNSVIGLSAIGVLLTIFSMLYFRRKYQQFEARPVQAAVV, from the coding sequence ATGCCTGAGAAAACTGAAATGTCCCGCAGCCAGATTAAAGTGGGCTTGTACGCCGCCGTGGTGGTGTTTTTGACCTATATCATGATTTTCGGGTTCCGGAAATCGTTCACGGTGGCCACTTTTGACGGGCTGGAAGTGGCGGGCTACAGTTACAAAACCATATTGGTGATCAGCCAGATGCTGGGCTACCTGCTGGCGAAATTCTACGGCATTAAGTACATCTCTGAGCTCAAGCGCACGGGTAGGGGCGCGGTGATTTTGCTGTTGACCGGCATTGCATGGGCGAGTTGGCTGTTCTTCGCGGTGGTGCCCATGCCGTACAACATTGTATTTCTGTTTATCAACGGGTTTCCGCTGGGCATGCTGTGGGGCGTGGTGTTCTCGTACGTGGAAGGCCGGCGCAGCACTGATTTCATTGGCGCCACGCTGGCGGTGAGCTTCATTTTTGCGTCGGGGTTTGTGAAGTCAGTGGGGGCGTGGCTCATGGTGCAGTTTGGGGTGTCTGAGTTCTGGATGCCGTTTTGCACCGGTGCGGTGTTTGTGCCGCCGCTGGTGCTGTTTGTGTATTTGATGGAGAAAATTCCGCCTCCCAATGCCCAGGACGTGCAACTGCGTGCTGAACGCACCGCCATGACCCCTCAAGACCGAAAGAACTTTGTGAAGGAATTCTATGCCGGCATTGTGGCCTGCGTGGTCATTTATGCCTTCGCTACTATTTTCAGGGACATCCGTGATAACTTTGGGGCCGAGATGTGGAAGGAACTGGGCTACTTTAACCAACCCGCCCTTTTTACCCAGACAGAGACGCCCATCACCTTGATTATTCTGGTCTTGATCGGCTCCATGGTCCTGATCAAAAACAACCACCGCGCCCTGCAGACCGCCCATGTGTTCATATTGCTGGGCTTTGTGCTGGCGGGCGGTTCCACTTTGCTGTTCCTTTCAGATTCTCTGGAACCCGCCTGGTGGATGATGTTGGTGGGCCTGGGTTTGTACATGGTCTACATTCCGTTTAACGCGGTGTTTTTTGACCGCCTTATTTCCAGCTTCAAGTACACAGGCAACGTGGGTTTTTTGATTTACCTGGCAGATTCGTTTGGCTATGTGGGCAGCGTGGGCGTGTTGTTCAGCAAGGAAATTCTGAAAGTGCAGCTCAATTGGGTCACGTTTTTCTCCAACAGCGTGATTGGCCTTTCCGCCATTGGTGTGTTGCTGACCATTTTCTCCATGTTGTATTTCAGGAGGAAGTACCAGCAGTTTGAAGCACGGCCAGTGCAAGCGGCGGTTGTTTAA
- a CDS encoding acylase: MNPTRNRSALLVLFISLLFSCSTTEKASSTQEAQRWKEQANRVTIIRDDFGVPHIYGKTDADAVFGLLYAQCEDDFNRVERNYLWAIGRLAEVEGEEQLYSDLRARLYMTQQEAMQQYEQSPAWLKTLCQAFADGINYYLHTHPEVNPKLLTRFEPWMPMYFSEGSIGGDIESVSTNRIKAFYENKGKLGYVAPKGSGLVKPALLAEPQGSNGFAISGKRTASGKAMLLINPHTSFFFRGEVHAVSEEGLNAYGAVTWGQFFIYQGFNEKTGWMHTSAYTDVVDEFEETIVQENGQYFYRYGTEKRPVTVGQVTLTYKAGNELKKKTFPTYRTHHGPITHQNGDKWVATALMWKPSEALIQSYTRTKQGNFKEFNQMMQLRTNSSNGTVYADADGTIAYYHGNFFPRRDPAFDYSKPVDGSNPKTDWNGIHPLEETIRVINPPNGWIQNCNSTPFTSAGEYSPKPQDYPSYMAPSPENFRGIHAIRLLKNANNLTLNKLIDLAYDPYLPGFEVLIPGLVKAYDAEKPSDPRLKEAVDVLRAWNFAVSKESVGMSLAHFYATHLLKSGSAPRAMNVMERFAYYANTAPAKERLSIFKQALDQLEADFGQWRTPWGEINRFQRLTGDIKQPFNDAQPSLPVGMASGNWGALASYGSSAFNTKKLYGTLGNSFVAVVEFGDKVKAKSILAGGQSGNPASPHFNDQAQRYTDVQFKDVAFYREDVMKRAKRTYKPGER, from the coding sequence ATGAACCCAACCAGAAACCGATCGGCGCTGCTTGTGCTGTTTATTTCCCTGCTATTTTCCTGCTCCACCACTGAGAAGGCATCGTCTACCCAAGAGGCGCAGCGCTGGAAAGAACAGGCCAACCGCGTGACCATTATCAGAGATGATTTTGGCGTGCCGCACATCTATGGCAAGACAGACGCCGATGCGGTGTTCGGGTTGCTGTACGCGCAGTGCGAAGACGATTTCAACCGTGTGGAGCGCAATTATCTGTGGGCCATTGGCCGCCTGGCCGAGGTGGAAGGGGAGGAGCAATTGTACAGTGATTTGCGCGCGAGACTGTACATGACCCAGCAAGAAGCCATGCAGCAATATGAACAGAGTCCCGCCTGGCTCAAAACGCTGTGCCAGGCTTTCGCCGATGGCATTAATTATTACCTGCACACCCACCCCGAGGTTAACCCTAAACTGCTCACCCGCTTTGAACCCTGGATGCCCATGTATTTCTCAGAAGGCTCTATTGGCGGCGACATTGAAAGCGTGAGTACCAATCGCATTAAAGCATTTTATGAAAATAAGGGCAAACTGGGCTACGTGGCCCCTAAAGGAAGTGGTCTGGTAAAGCCTGCGCTGCTGGCTGAGCCGCAGGGTTCCAACGGCTTCGCAATTTCCGGTAAACGCACCGCCTCGGGCAAGGCCATGTTGCTGATTAATCCGCATACGTCTTTCTTTTTCAGGGGCGAGGTGCATGCCGTGAGCGAGGAAGGCCTGAATGCCTACGGCGCCGTGACCTGGGGCCAGTTCTTCATTTACCAGGGCTTCAACGAGAAAACCGGCTGGATGCATACCTCGGCGTACACAGATGTGGTAGATGAATTTGAGGAAACCATTGTGCAAGAAAACGGCCAGTATTTCTACCGTTACGGCACTGAGAAACGACCCGTAACGGTGGGTCAGGTGACATTAACCTACAAAGCTGGCAACGAACTCAAGAAGAAAACCTTCCCCACGTACCGCACCCACCACGGCCCCATCACGCACCAAAACGGCGACAAATGGGTGGCCACGGCCTTGATGTGGAAACCTTCTGAAGCCCTGATTCAGTCCTACACGCGCACCAAGCAAGGCAATTTCAAGGAATTCAACCAGATGATGCAGTTGCGCACCAACTCCTCCAACGGCACCGTGTATGCAGACGCTGACGGCACCATTGCCTATTACCACGGCAACTTCTTCCCGCGCCGTGACCCGGCCTTTGACTACAGCAAACCCGTGGACGGCAGCAACCCCAAAACCGACTGGAACGGCATTCATCCGCTGGAGGAAACCATACGGGTGATCAACCCGCCCAACGGCTGGATCCAGAACTGCAATTCCACGCCTTTCACCAGCGCGGGCGAGTACAGTCCCAAACCACAGGATTACCCCTCGTACATGGCACCTTCGCCCGAGAACTTCAGAGGAATCCACGCCATAAGGCTGCTCAAAAACGCCAATAATCTCACGCTTAATAAACTGATTGACCTGGCCTATGACCCGTATTTGCCTGGCTTTGAAGTCTTGATACCGGGTTTGGTGAAAGCCTATGATGCAGAAAAACCAAGTGACCCGAGGCTCAAAGAAGCCGTGGACGTGCTGCGCGCCTGGAATTTTGCGGTGTCTAAGGAATCTGTGGGCATGTCTTTGGCGCATTTCTACGCCACGCATTTGTTGAAAAGCGGAAGCGCCCCGCGCGCCATGAACGTGATGGAGCGCTTTGCCTATTACGCCAACACGGCCCCTGCCAAAGAACGACTCAGCATTTTCAAGCAGGCGCTAGACCAATTAGAGGCAGATTTCGGGCAATGGCGCACGCCCTGGGGAGAGATTAACCGTTTCCAACGCCTCACCGGCGACATTAAGCAGCCGTTTAATGATGCCCAGCCCAGCTTGCCGGTAGGCATGGCATCTGGCAATTGGGGCGCTTTGGCGTCTTATGGGTCCAGCGCTTTCAACACCAAAAAACTGTACGGAACGCTGGGCAACAGCTTTGTGGCCGTGGTGGAGTTTGGCGACAAAGTGAAAGCAAAATCCATCTTGGCCGGCGGCCAAAGCGGAAACCCCGCCTCGCCACACTTCAATGACCAGGCCCAACGCTACACTGATGTGCAGTTCAAAGACGTGGCCTTTTACAGAGAAGACGTCATGAAACGCGCCAAACGCACCTACAAACCCGGCGAGCGCTAG